From the Ignavibacteriales bacterium genome, the window TAATATAACATAGCACAAGTATTCTAAAATTTTAACTTTATTCCCAAAAATACATTTATTAATTTATCTTGATAAGAAAATTACCAAATACCCTAAATGCCAACTATAGACGTTAATTTTTACCTCATACTCAGCGCATTTCTATTTACAATTGGTGTCATAGGTGTCCTGGTCCGCAGAAACGCAATAATCATATTCATGTGTATCGAGCTTATGCTAAATGCCATAAACCTCTCTCTTGTGGCGTTTTCCTCTTATATGGGAAACGTTAGCGGACAGATATTTGTGTTCATGGTATTGACCGTTGCGGCAGCTGAGGCGGCAATTGGTCTGGCTATCATTATTTCTCTCTACAGGAATAAGGATACTCTCAATATTGACGAACTCAACATTTTAAAATGGTAGATCTCTTTCCATTAATAATCATATTACCTTTAGCCGGATTCCTGATAAACGGATTGTTCGGTAAAAAGATTAATAACGAAAAGGTTTCGGGCTGGCTGTCTTCCCTGCTGGTGTTTATACCTTTTGTTATCGGTGCCGGGATATTTTTTCAAATGCTGGGGATGCCTGCCGAAGAAAGAAGCATTTCGGTAAATTTCTTTAGCTGGATACAAACAGGAACCCTTTCTGTCAATATAGCATACCTGCTCGACCCGCTATCGGTATCACTTTTACTGATCGTAACGGGAATAGGATTTTTGATACATGTATATTCTATCGGATATATGCACGGTGACCAGGGATTTGCTAAGTTCTTCGCATTTTTGAACCTTTTCATTTTCGCAATGCTGAACCTGATACTAGCGGATAACTTCCTGCTAGTCTTCCTTGGATGGGAAGGTGTGGGTCTCTGCTCATATTTATTGATCGGATTCTGGTATGAACAGAAATTTACCGGGGATGCCGCTAAGAAGGCATTTATAATGAACCGTATCGGTGATTTTGGATTTATGATAGCAATGTTTCTTATATTCGCAAATTTTGGTACGCTGACGATATCGGAATTCCTTGGTCAGTTAGGCGGTTTTGAATTAAACAACTCACTGCTTATTGCAATATCATTGTTATTCTTTCTCGGAGCAACAGGTAAATCAGCACAGATACCGCTCTTTGTATGGCTACCGGATGCTATGGCAGGTCCAACTCCTGTATCGGCTCTCATACATGCGGCGACTATGGTAACCGCAGGTGTATATCTTGTAGCAAGGACTTCGCTACTATATGCTCTTGCACCATTTACTACAGAGATCATTTTGGTTGTTGCTATATTGACGGCTGTTATTGCGGCGACGATAGCAATAAAGCAGAATGATATTAAAAAAATACTCGCGTACTCCACAGTATCACAGTTAGGATTTATGTTTATTGCGCTGGGGGTATTTGCGTATCACATAGCAATATTTCACCTAATCACACACGCATTCTTTAAAGCGCTGATGTTCCTTGGATCCGGATCTGTAATACACGGTATGCACGAGGAGCAGGACATAAGAAAAATGGGCGGCTTAAAGAATAAGATGAAGATCACGTTTATAACGTTCTTCATCGGTGCGCTAGCGATATCGGGA encodes:
- the nuoK gene encoding NADH-quinone oxidoreductase subunit NuoK: MDVNFYLILSAFLFTIGVIGVLVRRNAIIIFMCIELMLNAINLSLVAFSSYMGNVSGQIFVFMVLTVAAAEAAIGLAIIISLYRNKDTLNIDELNILKW
- the nuoL gene encoding NADH-quinone oxidoreductase subunit L encodes the protein MVDLFPLIIILPLAGFLINGLFGKKINNEKVSGWLSSLLVFIPFVIGAGIFFQMLGMPAEERSISVNFFSWIQTGTLSVNIAYLLDPLSVSLLLIVTGIGFLIHVYSIGYMHGDQGFAKFFAFLNLFIFAMLNLILADNFLLVFLGWEGVGLCSYLLIGFWYEQKFTGDAAKKAFIMNRIGDFGFMIAMFLIFANFGTLTISEFLGQLGGFELNNSLLIAISLLFFLGATGKSAQIPLFVWLPDAMAGPTPVSALIHAATMVTAGVYLVARTSLLYALAPFTTEIILVVAILTAVIAATIAIKQNDIKKILAYSTVSQLGFMFIALGVFAYHIAIFHLITHAFFKALMFLGSGSVIHGMHEEQDIRKMGGLKNKMKITFITFFIGALAISGIPPLSGFFSKDEILYNLIAHSTIPFYIIVLITAGITAFYMWRLMGLTFYGKPRYDQEHLHPHESPATMTVPLIILAILSAIGGFIGLPHFTGMPNYLEHWLEPVFAKAQEVYLANNPVNDHTISFELALIALSVAVATTAIVIAFRKFSKQETFEEPKGFGKVLENKYYVDEAYDKAVVQPIYRTSDKFLWGIFDVKIIDGLVNGVAKFISSLSIDWRKLQTGVIQDYTTIAVLGIVATILYFILR